A portion of the Candidatus Pristimantibacillus lignocellulolyticus genome contains these proteins:
- a CDS encoding ABC transporter substrate-binding protein, whose protein sequence is MSSNITWYRKLGILLIVTMLAIIMVACGSKNSNQSTEGNSNQQGISDVVIDETTNDKEQDFKIITTVNGEIKVPAHPKRIVAEEYLGSLIALDVIPVGAPGLTLDNMYFKEALTGVADTGAYGQMSSEKILELQPDLIISGIAENYEVLSKIAPTITIPYGDLKNAHEELTYFGELLGMEQEAKDWLVNYDQIIAEAKQKVDEVIPADASFSIIENTAGSTYAYGDNFGRGGQAVYQALGRKPPAEVADHIMEKQWAEISEETLTQYAGDYIILTSNDRTLEDYKADPIWSSLPAIKNNQVFVWKEEVSWYYDPIAILKQTEQLTAWLTGLHEENNK, encoded by the coding sequence ATGAGTAGCAATATAACGTGGTATAGAAAGCTAGGCATTTTACTAATCGTTACAATGTTGGCGATAATAATGGTAGCCTGTGGAAGTAAGAATAGTAATCAATCCACAGAAGGAAACTCTAATCAACAAGGCATATCTGACGTTGTAATTGATGAGACAACCAATGATAAAGAACAGGATTTCAAAATTATTACTACGGTTAATGGTGAAATAAAAGTTCCAGCACATCCTAAGAGAATTGTTGCAGAGGAATATTTGGGAAGCTTAATCGCTCTTGATGTAATTCCAGTAGGTGCACCAGGATTGACGCTTGATAATATGTACTTTAAGGAAGCTTTGACAGGGGTAGCAGATACAGGAGCTTACGGCCAAATGTCATCTGAAAAAATCCTTGAGCTACAGCCTGATCTTATTATTTCAGGAATAGCCGAAAATTATGAAGTATTAAGTAAAATCGCTCCAACAATTACAATACCGTATGGAGATTTGAAAAATGCACATGAAGAGCTTACTTATTTTGGAGAGCTGCTTGGTATGGAACAAGAAGCGAAAGATTGGTTAGTTAATTACGATCAGATTATTGCTGAAGCTAAGCAAAAGGTTGATGAGGTTATTCCCGCAGATGCCTCGTTCAGCATTATTGAAAACACCGCAGGATCAACATATGCCTATGGTGATAATTTTGGACGTGGCGGACAAGCTGTGTATCAGGCTTTAGGACGTAAGCCACCTGCGGAAGTTGCTGATCATATTATGGAGAAGCAATGGGCAGAAATTTCTGAAGAAACGTTAACACAATATGCGGGCGACTATATCATTTTGACCTCGAACGATAGGACGCTAGAAGATTATAAAGCTGACCCAATTTGGTCGAGTCTTCCTGCTATTAAAAATAATCAAGTGTTTGTTTGGAAAGAAGAAGTTTCTTGGTATTATGATCCAATAGCAATCTTGAAACAAACCGAACAATTGACTGCTTGGTTGACTGGTCTTCATGAAGAAAACAACAAATAG
- the raiA gene encoding ribosome-associated translation inhibitor RaiA produces the protein MNYNIRGQRVQVTDALRDYTEKKLSRLEKYFDPSITSEVNVTLSVTKGQHTVEVTIPASGLILRAEEKSEDMYASIDLVVDKLERQIRKHKTKLNRKFRQASGSKALFRENSTSVSVLEDEEEDFELVRTKSFTLKPMDIEEAILQMNMLGHEFFVFSNSDSKSVNVVYKRNDGKYGLIEQG, from the coding sequence ATGAACTACAATATCCGAGGACAACGCGTTCAAGTTACCGATGCACTAAGGGACTACACTGAGAAAAAACTCAGCAGATTGGAGAAATATTTCGATCCTTCGATCACCTCCGAAGTAAACGTTACACTTTCAGTTACAAAAGGACAACACACGGTGGAGGTTACGATACCAGCATCTGGACTAATCCTTCGAGCAGAAGAAAAAAGTGAAGATATGTACGCATCAATTGATCTAGTAGTTGATAAGCTAGAGCGTCAAATTCGCAAACACAAAACTAAATTGAATCGTAAATTCCGTCAAGCTAGCGGATCGAAAGCATTATTCCGAGAAAATTCTACTTCAGTATCTGTACTGGAGGATGAGGAGGAAGATTTCGAACTTGTCCGTACAAAGAGCTTTACATTAAAGCCAATGGACATAGAAGAAGCGATACTTCAAATGAATATGTTAGGTCACGAATTCTTCGTATTTTCTAATTCTGATAGTAAATCAGTTAACGTCGTCTACAAACGTAACGATGGCAAATACGGATTAATAGAACAAGGATAA
- the secA gene encoding preprotein translocase subunit SecA, which translates to MLGLVKKIFGDFNEKEVKRLTKIVEQINEMEPQYLALSDEQLQAKTGEFQERVAKGEDLTDLLPEAFATVREASKRVLNMRHFDVQLLGGMVLHEGKIAEMKTGEGKTLVATLPVYLNALAGKGVHVITVNGYLAERDSILMGQLYNFLGLTVGCNLHGLTHAQKQEAYACDITYGTNNEFGFDYLRDNMVLYKEQMVQRPLFFAIIDEVDSILVDEARTPLIISGQAAKSTELYDAAQRLVSRMVPEEDFTIDIKLRNVMLTEAGVTKGERAFGIENLFDHANVTINHHIQQALKANNIMKRDVDYVVENDEVIIVDEFTGRLMAGRRYSDGLHQAIEAKENLKVQNESMTLATITFQNYFRMYRKLGGMTGTAKTEEEEFRKIYGLDVIQVPTNRSMIRKDLPDVVYKTVKGKFKAVVEEIVERHKTNQPVLVGTISIENSEVLSEMLKRRGVQHKVLNAKFHAEEAEIITRAGQPGSVTIATNMAGRGTDILLGDNVAGNGGLHIIGTERHESRRIDNQLRGRAGRQGDPGSSQFYLSLEDELMRRFGAENIMTMMDRLGLDEDQPIESRMITRAVESAQKRVEGNNFDTRKVVLQYDDVMNQQREVIYKQRRDILESENIRDEVMNMIKPVIERTVDAHCIEDIPEDWDLQSVIEFVQANLLDEGALTRDDIWGKEKSEIVDVIYNKVAAAYDVREEQLGETTMREFEKVVVLRAVDSKWMDHIDAMDQLRQGIHLRAYGGTDPLREYQFEGFEMFHGMVESIQEEVSKYIMKARVESNLERQEVVKGQTSSTSGGGEDAVKKPVRRDDRVGRNDMCPCGSGKKYKQCHGMN; encoded by the coding sequence ATGCTTGGATTGGTGAAGAAAATATTTGGTGATTTTAATGAAAAAGAAGTAAAACGACTAACTAAGATCGTTGAGCAAATAAACGAAATGGAACCACAGTACTTGGCATTATCCGATGAACAACTACAAGCGAAGACCGGCGAATTCCAAGAGAGAGTTGCTAAAGGTGAAGATCTAACAGATCTATTGCCTGAAGCATTTGCAACTGTACGTGAAGCATCCAAGCGCGTATTGAATATGCGCCATTTTGATGTTCAATTACTGGGCGGTATGGTTCTTCATGAAGGTAAGATCGCTGAGATGAAAACAGGTGAAGGTAAAACTCTAGTTGCTACGCTACCGGTTTATCTAAATGCTCTTGCCGGAAAAGGCGTACACGTTATTACGGTCAATGGTTACTTGGCAGAACGCGATAGCATATTAATGGGGCAACTATATAACTTCCTTGGCTTAACAGTTGGTTGTAACTTACATGGTTTGACGCATGCTCAAAAACAAGAAGCATATGCTTGTGATATTACTTACGGAACGAACAATGAGTTCGGTTTCGACTACTTGCGTGATAACATGGTTTTATACAAAGAGCAGATGGTTCAACGTCCATTGTTCTTCGCTATTATAGATGAGGTTGACTCGATTCTAGTCGATGAAGCGCGTACGCCGCTTATTATTTCCGGACAAGCTGCTAAATCTACAGAATTATACGATGCGGCACAACGACTTGTATCTCGTATGGTGCCAGAAGAAGACTTTACAATAGATATCAAATTAAGAAATGTTATGCTTACTGAAGCTGGTGTTACGAAAGGTGAGCGTGCTTTCGGAATCGAAAATTTATTCGATCATGCGAACGTTACGATTAACCACCATATCCAACAAGCTTTGAAAGCAAACAATATTATGAAACGTGATGTTGATTACGTTGTTGAAAATGACGAAGTTATTATCGTTGATGAATTTACTGGTCGTCTAATGGCTGGTCGTCGTTATAGCGATGGTCTACATCAAGCGATTGAAGCGAAAGAAAACTTGAAAGTACAGAACGAAAGTATGACACTTGCTACGATAACTTTCCAAAACTACTTCCGTATGTATCGTAAACTAGGCGGTATGACTGGTACAGCTAAAACAGAGGAAGAAGAGTTCCGTAAAATTTACGGTCTAGATGTTATTCAAGTTCCTACTAACCGTTCTATGATTCGTAAAGATCTTCCCGATGTTGTCTACAAAACAGTTAAAGGTAAGTTCAAAGCTGTTGTAGAAGAAATCGTTGAACGTCATAAAACGAATCAGCCAGTACTAGTAGGTACAATCTCAATTGAAAACTCTGAAGTGCTTTCTGAAATGTTGAAACGCCGCGGAGTACAACATAAAGTATTGAATGCAAAGTTCCATGCAGAGGAAGCAGAAATAATTACTCGTGCTGGACAACCAGGTTCTGTTACGATTGCAACGAATATGGCCGGTCGTGGTACCGATATTTTGCTTGGTGACAATGTTGCTGGTAATGGTGGTCTGCACATTATCGGTACAGAACGTCATGAGAGCCGTCGTATTGATAATCAGCTACGTGGTCGTGCTGGACGTCAAGGTGACCCAGGTTCTTCTCAATTCTATTTATCACTGGAAGATGAATTAATGCGTCGTTTCGGTGCTGAAAATATTATGACAATGATGGATCGTCTAGGTCTTGATGAAGATCAACCTATTGAGAGCCGTATGATTACAAGAGCTGTTGAATCTGCTCAAAAACGTGTCGAGGGTAATAACTTTGATACGCGTAAAGTTGTCCTGCAATATGATGATGTAATGAATCAACAACGTGAAGTTATCTACAAACAACGTCGTGACATTTTAGAATCTGAAAATATTCGTGATGAAGTTATGAATATGATTAAGCCAGTGATCGAACGTACAGTAGATGCGCATTGTATAGAAGATATTCCAGAGGATTGGGATCTACAATCTGTTATTGAGTTCGTGCAAGCGAACTTACTTGATGAAGGTGCTCTTACTCGTGATGATATTTGGGGCAAGGAAAAATCAGAAATCGTCGATGTTATCTACAATAAAGTTGCAGCGGCATATGATGTTCGTGAGGAGCAATTAGGCGAAACAACAATGCGCGAATTTGAGAAAGTCGTTGTACTTCGTGCAGTTGATTCCAAATGGATGGATCATATTGATGCAATGGATCAACTCCGTCAAGGTATTCACTTGCGTGCATATGGTGGTACTGATCCGCTTCGTGAGTATCAATTCGAAGGATTTGAAATGTTCCACGGCATGGTGGAGAGCATTCAGGAGGAAGTTTCCAAGTATATTATGAAAGCACGTGTGGAAAGTAATCTTGAACGTCAAGAAGTTGTGAAAGGTCAAACTTCATCAACAAGTGGCGGTGGTGAGGATGCTGTGAAGAAACCAGTTCGCCGTGATGATCGTGTTGGCCGTAATGACATGTGTCCTTGCGGTAGTGGTAAGAAATATAAACAATGTCATGGTATGAATTAA